Proteins from one Halovivax limisalsi genomic window:
- the nadA gene encoding quinolinate synthase NadA has translation MVEMETADIETDLSLFKYDNLEQLPAEYRTLSAAERAPRIESALEELGDEVVVLGHNYQRREIVEHADFVGDSYELSKRAAEADAAYVIFGGVTFMAESADIITDDDQTVILPSMEASCPMAGMAEALQVDAAWAEITAAAPDADIVPITYMNSYADLKAFCASQGGLVCTSSNAHRAFEWAFDRGDKVLFLPDKHLGVNTAHRLGMEDAVATWDPWDPEGKAPSEVAEADIICWDGYCQVHERFRADHVERVRDEHPDARVVVHPECRREVVEAADVVGSTSTICETVETAEPGETWAIGTEIHLAEHLARWHPEVEVLPLCGDACMDCNAMRQIDPNYLTWVLEELVAGRERNVIEVAPEEKELAGVALERMLEV, from the coding sequence ATGGTAGAGATGGAAACTGCGGACATCGAGACGGACCTGAGCCTGTTCAAGTACGACAATCTGGAGCAGCTCCCGGCCGAGTACCGGACGCTGTCGGCGGCCGAGCGCGCGCCGCGCATCGAGTCGGCCCTCGAGGAGCTGGGCGACGAGGTGGTTGTCCTGGGCCACAACTATCAACGACGGGAGATCGTCGAGCACGCCGACTTCGTCGGGGACTCGTACGAGCTCTCGAAGCGGGCGGCCGAGGCCGACGCCGCGTACGTGATCTTCGGCGGGGTGACCTTCATGGCCGAGTCCGCCGACATCATCACGGACGACGACCAGACGGTGATCTTGCCGAGCATGGAAGCCTCGTGCCCGATGGCGGGGATGGCGGAGGCTCTGCAGGTCGACGCCGCGTGGGCCGAGATCACGGCCGCGGCGCCCGACGCCGACATCGTACCGATCACGTACATGAACTCCTACGCCGACCTGAAGGCGTTCTGTGCGAGTCAGGGCGGGCTCGTCTGTACCTCCTCGAACGCCCACCGCGCGTTCGAGTGGGCGTTCGACCGCGGCGACAAAGTCCTCTTTCTGCCCGACAAGCACCTCGGCGTGAACACGGCTCACCGCCTGGGGATGGAAGACGCCGTGGCGACGTGGGATCCCTGGGATCCCGAGGGGAAGGCCCCGAGCGAGGTCGCCGAGGCCGACATCATCTGCTGGGACGGCTACTGCCAGGTCCACGAGCGCTTCCGCGCCGACCACGTCGAACGAGTCCGCGACGAACACCCCGACGCGCGGGTGGTCGTCCACCCCGAGTGCCGTCGCGAGGTCGTCGAGGCCGCCGACGTCGTCGGCTCGACGAGCACGATCTGCGAGACGGTCGAGACCGCCGAGCCGGGCGAGACGTGGGCGATCGGCACCGAGATCCACCTGGCCGAGCACCTCGCGCGCTGGCACCCCGAGGTCGAGGTGCTCCCGCTCTGCGGCGACGCCTGCATGGACTGCAACGCGATGCGCCAGATCGACCCCAACTACCTGACGTGGGTGCTCGAAGAGCTCGTCGCCGGGCGCGAGCGAAACGTCATCGAGGTCGCCCCCGAGGAGAAGGAACTCGCGGGCGTCGCCCTCGAACGCATGCTTGAGGTCTGA